The sequence agttttcaccattgcaacaccttaattatgttatttatgtaaatactgtatcataatatacctttaactatgtaaatatccagactccttatatttctttatttctttatttatatttcttatctttctaatatctgagcaactgtaacacagagttttccttcggggatcaataaagtatctctgattctgattctgatttaatatTATGAAGGCTGTGTTACAGCGCCCTCATCTGGCTATCTTAAAACACTGCACCTGTCGTGGTCTGAATTCAACCGAGCTAACATGGACAGGGCACAGGAGGATATGGTGCATTCGATTTACGACAGGACAATCAAACACCGGGCTTTATGTGTATATTAAATTTATTTTCTGAAGGGGACAGATACTTGCCTCCTACGGTAAGCGAAAGTCGTTGTCATCGTGCGTCTTCTTAGCTTTGGCCGCCTGTCCTAGCTTGCTAACCCTAGCTAACGTAAAGGTAACGCAACCTTAGCTATCTTTCAGGGGTGTGGAGGAAAGCGTTGCCCTGTTTATTATTGACAACATAAAGCTACCTAAAACAAAAATTAgaccttaaaaaaacatttaggaaTTGCTACTCGATTCGGCATGCATCTTATCTTAAAAGCAGCTCtcattttaacaatattttagATAACAGTTAGCTCAACGTTAGCGTTACTTTGTTCCGAGTGGCGTAACgttgtaacgttagctagctgttgCAGTGACTGAAATTATTACTTTTGGAATGTGGTTTAACATTAGCGTTACTACATTTTGTAAATGGTGTTGGTACTGTTCAGTAAAAGGAAGTCATCTTTTGCAGTTAGCTGGGTAAGCGTGCGTGCTTGTAAACTTCACTTACCaaaggctagctagctagctagtagctacACCATTAACGTTAACAGTTTGACTtagctaagttagctagctaaagcgTGACCAACGTGACATGAAAGTATAACGTTAGTTAAAGTAGGCAGCCAGCGTTTTGTTGCCACGCTGGCTCTTGTCCCACCTCTTTCGTCATGTTTCTTAAGCGCACCAAAATAGCTGCAGTCAAGAGACCGAGCAGCATAAGCAGCAAATATCATCACTGTCATTATGTTGACTGTCTATATATACCGGTTCattcttgttcttctttattGTTTCcattagtttttcttttgtccttGACATTGGCATGTGTATTACCAGTAAGTAATTAGTGTTTTCATTTGTAGTCATACAGAGACAAAGGGCTGTCCTCTCTAAGCTCCACTAATACTGAATTAATGTGAACCCGTTTGACAGGTAGCTGCCAGTCTCTCAGTCTGAGCAGAAACCTCTTTCAGGCCCTACTCTTCCATAAAAACCAACATGCAGGTTCCTCTACCTTTTTATCTCAAACCAAAGATTCCTGGCGTGTTCCTGTTTGCATTACTGGAAAGGGTCTGGCTTCTAATGGAACAAGTGGATATAACCTAATCAATTGACAGGATGATCTGACACACTAATCATCTACGGAAGTTCAAAGGCTTTTTCCATCATGAATTATTCACATAATGCACAAATCTATAAATTATGAATGGCATGTGGctcatgtcaaaaattcatctGCCCTCACAGTCTGGTACCCTTATTTCAGTATAACGTATGCTGACAGATTCTGCTCAATTGTGTAAGTTTAAGGGAAATCTGAGGGTCCAACTTGTTCAGCCTGTATTTACGAAGCTTACAGTCAATATTGATGATGGTAAATACAATGAACATAACaatttattcttttcttttttttgtacaggGTGCTCAGGGGCAGGAGCATAAAGCTCAGGAAGATGGCATCACCCTTTGTGCCTGTCCCGGTGCCGATGGACAGAGCCTTGTCAGGAGGTAGCACCAAGCTCAGGCGGCCACAGCGTGCTTCATCACTAGGCAGCGTCTCGAGCTTCTCCACCGGGCAGGACCATGGAAGAGGATGTGGAGGATTAGGTACCCAGCGTCAGTCCCGCTGCGTGGACAGAGGCAGCCGGAGCAGGACTCCACCACCCCCCCAGAGCCCTGTGACCCGGGCCAGAGTGAACGGGTCTCTGGAGCCCTCCATAGAGTACTCTAGCTGTCCCCGCTCCATATCAGATCCTGCTGGGAGCCAGCAAGGCGAGGACAGGCCTATTACCCCCACTGTGCTGGGATATGAAGTCATGGAGGAGAGAGCCAAGTTCACGGTATGAAACCAGGAAATAGACTCGTCCAAGTTTACTGTGTATCCTTGACTTTTgccagatttcactcatttagttGCCTTGGGCTTACTTTGTGTTgatggaattttaaactccggtcaatttatgaggactatggttaacctttgcagggtaaatccagatagctagctaaactatctgtctagtctgagttttctgttgcatgactaaaacaacttNNNNNNNNNNacatgttccaccaaaacaagttccttccaagcttattttgcagcggcaccacaGCTTTTCTCCGCCCAAGACTATTGtgattgatttttaaaaaatgccaataaaccagagcaaatATTCCttccagagcacgttttcctcccatccctgaaagcaatgtggagtagccagactccGTTTTGGAGGAGGGTTTGTCAAAACGAGACTAAGCTTTTCATACTACCCTTTTTGAACTTGTGTATCCGTGGCACAACCTTCCAGCTAAGTGTTCTGATTTAAGTTAAGCTATGTTATTCAGCCTACATTGAGATGTAGGTTGGCAGCATGTGAACCTCTTTATCAGTTTTTCTACAGTTATAGTGACAGGACAGCACTTTAACAAAGGGGACAGACATGCTCACTAAGAACAAGCAAACATTATGATGCAAACTAGAGGTAACAATTCTACTGTCAACATTTACTCAGCACATGGACGTGTATATATTGGATACGAATCAGCTAGGAAAAGGCAACAACTCAATACTTTTGGAGTCGGAAACAAGGCTTTAAGATCacctttgtgtgttttgtctctgcTGCAGGTATTTAAGGTCCTGGTCAGGAAGACTCCAGATGAGAGCTGGGTTGTTTTTAGAAGGTACACAGACTTCTCCAGACTCAACGACaaggtgtgtttgggtgtgttatgtacatatgtttgtttgtgtatgcatgttttGAATGGAAAACTATGTGCAGTCCCAAATCTCAGCACTATCTAAAGCTTTATTTAGTGATCATCTGCAGACACTGTTTTTGACCATCAAAGTATTGCTTCCAgcatgatttctttttctttttgagtgCACTGTGGAAGTGATTAGAGCTACACAAAGAAGCCTTCTGTTCCCAAATAGCCGACATGCCCGAGCCAACTAGGGGAAACCGGTCTCTCATGGTTCTGGGAAGGACAGTTCAGTCACAGCTTACAAAAGGGAAAAATCTTAAGacaaatttaattaaaagatgATGGTTAAAAAGCTGAAACAAACAGAGTTGATCTTTGTAGGCCTACTACTGAAATTCACAATTTAGGAATTTAGACACAGTAACCCCAGGCAAGAAGAATGTAACACAAAATATGGGAACACCCTACAttcaacaaagacagagaggacagagaggggggtGTGGacatgtaataatatatatctggcatagtatcctggacgtcacccaacattgctttaCTCTTTGTTTATGCACATGGCTCAGGGTTCCCAGTGTGTACACAGTATGTGTGAAAGTTTATGCATACAAATTCCAACCCATCTCCGTCTGAGTAAACTGCTGACATCAGTGCAATATTCTGCAAGAGTCAATTATATAGacagcaatatatatatataccgaGTCAGAATAAAGAGTCAAGTCAGAAAGTTTCCTCTTGAAatgcacaaaacaaatttaactTTACCACCTACAGTACACAGTAAATAGACAGCCCTAGTTATTATTATATAGCAGTGTCTCGTCATGTAGGATTGAGTTTATTTGGAATAATACTTTGAGTTTTCAGGTCAAACATTTCACCTATGGCAGTAGTTTCCGAAGTTGTCTGGTTTGGCAGGCTCCCAGGACTGTGGGAACAGTTCGTGAGGAGAGAGTGCCATACCAATAAGATTTACGTCAGGGTTCTTCAGAGGCATTGGCGCTTGTTGCTGCACAGATaccttttaaaaatagtttGGTGGAATGATGTGGTTGTTTCTCCTGCTGCGTAGGACACTGAAACACAGTGTCCTGTACACCTTACTTGCTGTTGCGTATACTGTCCATGCTCATGTATTCAATGGGAAAAAGACAGTGGCAAAGACACACCGAGGGGCAGCTGGAGCACAGAGATAAAGGGTTAAAGACCCAGCAAAATAAATGGCAAGctgatattttttcttttttttttttgtccactgAGCTACAGTAGGCCTGACAGCATAAGGGCACCGGCACAGTGCTGAGTTTcctgttaaaacaacaatagaaatatatatatatatatatatatatatttttttttttttaaccaataaaTTCCTATTGTTTAACTCGTATGATTTTCTCCTTCGATAGATATTTCTATGAGCGTTGTTGAAAGGATGCCTGCCAACTAATATTTATTGCCAACGTCTCTGTATTGGTTGTACATTTGACAATAAAGTCCTGAAAGGTGAAACTAGAATCTCGTCTTAGCCAAACTGAGCTAATGTGTCATTTTCAATATATGATCAAATTTTATTGGGAAAAAAGAATAttagacaaatgtaaaaaaaaataaggtagTTAGGTAGGGATACAGAATAGATGACAGCAGACCTGTTTATTACTTATGTACTTAGAACTGCCGTTActgtctaataataataataattaataataatgactTTATTCAGGACACAAATGGAAGGTCCATAGTACATTAAAGATGACAACAATTATAAACATagcaataaatatacagtacaattcataaaaaataataaaatgcaaCAACCTTCACCTGTAATATACAAACGGGAGTACCAATGTGTCCACAGTCTAGATGTATACCTGACAGAGCTAAAATCATTGTGGGCTTAAGCTTGTACGACAGGCAATCTAAATATGTATCGATTATGGACATCATATGATAGGGTTTCTTATTAGGGCAGGGCAGATAGGCACaccaacaaacatttgactAGCACTGCACTATCTTGGTTGTTTCAGAATCAGTCTCATGCCATCATTATACGTTACATTCAGTCTCTGCATGTTCTTTTTCCACCACAGGGGGGCAGTATATGGTGGTGTACAGAATGCTTTAAAAATGCAACCTTAACATTAGCAGAACACATGCCAAATCTAGAACATTAGCCTGAGCATATATCTTGAGACACTGTCTGTTGATGTCCTTGTCATCTCATAAATCATTAACAATATGATGGCCAAGATATTTAATCTCATCACATACTTTAAGAACAGtaccagaaaaaaagaatcaagaaATACTAATTTCCTGTCTTCTTTACTTCCAACAATCATCATATTGCTGTTATTTGCAATATATTTGATATCAAAATCCACACCTTACTGAGAACAAACCTTCAAAAGTTGTTGTAACCCAGCCCTATGTGGGCAAATGATTAccaaatcatctgcatacataGGGTGATTAATGACAGTTTAGCCTATCATACACCCTGTATTGCATTTACATTGTTGTGACAAATCGTCCATATACACATTAAAAAGGAATGGTGACAAAATACCACCCTGATGAACTCCGTTATCAACAACCCCCCCACATGTCTGTACCGTGTTGAGGTTTAAAACCAAATTGTCAGTGGTAAGAATGTACTGTTCCAACCTGTTGAGAAGAATTCTCTCCAACACTTTTCCCGTATAAGAGAGATCTGGTttttgcttgtttgtgttctagCTGAAGGAGATGTTCCCAGGCTTCCGCCTCTCACTGCCTCCTAAGCGGTGGTTCAAAGACAACTATGACACCGATTTCCTGGAAGACAGACAGTTGGGACTCCAGGCCTTTTTGCAAAACCTTGTTGCACACAAGGACATTGCCAGCTGGTACGTGACATGCAGCTTTTAAATGGAATTATTCAGCCTTTTTGTGTAAACTATGTGCTTTGCAAAATGGTCATCGATAATTCCAGCTttcttttaaagtattttttgtgtTACAGAGCACACTGGTCtgttaaaaagacacacacacacacacacacacacacacacacacacacacacacactcatgttaCACCATTTGTTCTCCTTGACAGCCTGGCAGTGAGAGAGTTTCTGTGTCTGGATGACCCCCCTGGGCCTTTTGATAGTCTGGAGGAGAGCAGAGTAAGTGTGCATACACATGAAAGTATGTGTGCTCATACACTGAATGCGTGTTAATGCTGCGATCAATACCACTTTAAGAAGGATTCTTGTCATTTTAGTAGTGCCAGGTATTGAACAGTAATACAGTAGCTTTGACCAAGTTTGGTCCAGTTTGATTCTGTAGACTCTTAGAGGGATATTTACTAAGCCTGCTATTGCTGCATCGGGGTCACAGAAGTCCCCAGAAATGGAAAGGTAAAATACATTGCGTGTGTCcgcgtgcgcgcgtgtgtgtgtgtgtgtacttaaaGTATTGGATGAAGTATCAAAGTGTTGGTACGAAGTAGTAGTTTTCAAGTCACTGCCAAACCACAGATACCATATGGGCACTGTATTTAAGCTTTTAAAATGATACTCAGCCTGACATTTTTACAAGATAAAGTAGCTCAGGCCGGGGTTCCCTTGCATTACACATTACAGCAGGCATGTAAAATAATCTCCTTGATTTGACCTAGACGTGTTCTCAGGCAGCCAACGTTTTTGTTTACACTGTCGGCTCTTCTTTCCTCTGTCCCTGACTCCCTCCAGGCGTTCTGCGAGACTTTGGAGGAGAGCAATTACCGTCTCCAGAAGGAGCTGCTAGAGAAGCAGAAGGAGATCGCCTCCCTGAAGAGGAGGCTGGAGGAGAGGGAGCAAGCCATTCTGCTACTGGAGAAGCATATCAAGTCAGTagacatgcacaaaaaagtacaataaatagGGGTTAACTGATTACAAACTACAAATTACAAATGGACAGGCCAAGGACAGTAGTAACTGGGGTTCACACACAAGTTCTAAAATAGTAGTTAAATGAGTTGAAGTATAAATTTGTGTCTGTATgcgtgtctctgtctctgtgtcagtAGCGAGTGTGTGAGCCCGGAGTCTGTGTGTGATCTGTCAGCTCAGGGCAGTGAGAGCAGTGCAGATGTGGAGTCGTCTGCTGCAGAGGCCGATCAGGATGTGCCTGAGGACACTGggtaaaagacacaaacaccacTCACCTCATCGTGAATGATCACCTTCCCACTGTACAAGTTGTTTTTCCTGCCATGAAAATAGGCAGAAGTACATTTTCTCATCGTTTTAAGGAGTGGTTCAAGGGTTAAGTGGCGAACGTGGAATGCTGACATGCACTTGTTTATTTTggtgtttagctgctgctaATGAAACTATTTTAAAGATGATATTAAgccttttaagtttttttccttttgtgattttgtgattCCTTTTCCTTTGTGATTCTGCATTTGTGATATAGTGAATCAACTGATGGTAGGGGGGAACCAATAATCCTCCACCACCTCTCATCTTAAAACACTAAGCAAATCACATTTTCTTGGATTTATCAGTCTGCTGTCAGCATCCTTTTTTTGCACTGCATTTATTTCTTAATCCTTACCAGAACGTAGTCCCAATTACTACAGACATTACAAATGGTGCTGtatatgttgtcttttttatgtctttttttattacccATTAATGGCGTACTCAGTGGCTTAGAATCTTTATCCCCATATGATGCCCAGTGTTCCTTTTCAGCAATTTATCCTCTTTGCTGAATATTGGGTTGGGTTAtttcttatatatatttatttatatatgataTGACATAACCCTAAATTTCATGTATTGTAATCCAGGCATGAATGTCAGCCATGCTTTGGTCCTTAGGACACATCAGTCTGATTTGTCCTTTTTAAAGGGAACGTTCCATTGGCGTATACGGCTGTAAAGAAATAAGggatttgaaaatgaaaagttgattaccattattattattattattttcatcgtagtccttttttaaaaatgttttcccttcctttcttgtgtgttttttttttttgccctcaCATTTCACAGCAGTGCTGCCCCGAACTGAAAAAAGATCCCCATAACATGTGAGGTACTCCACATACCAGCTGAGCAGGCTAACACTATGGCATGCTGTCTTCTTATTTTCTTACTCTCAGTTACATGCATTAACCACTAGGGGTGGGGAAAATGCATCGCGATTctcaatatttttaattttttaaatgttgatttttagttaatagttactgtctccagacatgtacaaattaGAAAGCAGCGACTGAAAGATAAAGGGATAATGGACAATTATcttttaggcaagagtgcaggaaaaaaacactcaaaaatggccaaaaggaaaaaacattctttgtacatatacacatgatctaataagacataataCAAATAATTAGGCAAATCACATAAAagctgttcatctactttatctgcccacctcatgtttcatgttctccacctttaaacatgactgagcctctaacatggaagatcactgtgagagaaggtgactcagcatctttaggcttaagcatggaataactacacaataaaagcctcagtaaactaaacattttattaaaacgtGTTACAAATGATGTATacgtcaaaatctaacaaactctgatttatatgtatattttatttaaatcacacgtggaaatacacaaaaaaattgTCACATTGATAGTCGGTTTAGAATTGAATCGTTTGCCCCTGAATTGGAgtcagagatt is a genomic window of Etheostoma spectabile isolate EspeVRDwgs_2016 chromosome 22, UIUC_Espe_1.0, whole genome shotgun sequence containing:
- the snx16 gene encoding sorting nexin-16 isoform X2 gives rise to the protein MASPFVPVPVPMDRALSGGSTKLRRPQRASSLGSVSSFSTGQDHGRGCGGLGTQRQSRCVDRGSRSRTPPPPQSPVTRARVNGSLEPSIEYSSCPRSISDPAGSQQGEDRPITPTVLGYEVMEERAKFTVFKVLVRKTPDESWVVFRRYTDFSRLNDKLKEMFPGFRLSLPPKRWFKDNYDTDFLEDRQLGLQAFLQNLVAHKDIASCLAVREFLCLDDPPGPFDSLEESRAFCETLEESNYRLQKELLEKQKEIASLKRRLEEREQAILLLEKHINSECVSPESVCDLSAQGSESSADVESSAAEADQDVPEDTGSAAPN
- the snx16 gene encoding sorting nexin-16 isoform X1; the encoded protein is MASPFVPVPVPMDRALSGGSTKLRRPQRASSLGSVSSFSTGQDHGRGCGGLGTQRQSRCVDRGSRSRTPPPPQSPVTRARVNGSLEPSIEYSSCPRSISDPAGSQQGEDRPITPTVLGYEVMEERAKFTVFKVLVRKTPDESWVVFRRYTDFSRLNDKLKEMFPGFRLSLPPKRWFKDNYDTDFLEDRQLGLQAFLQNLVAHKDIASCLAVREFLCLDDPPGPFDSLEESRAFCETLEESNYRLQKELLEKQKEIASLKRRLEEREQAILLLEKHINSECVSPESVCDLSAQGSESSADVESSAAEADQDVPEDTGGRCEVQPVRSSACWCGPSLSSSPPLIQVTQLYH